The genome window CGCGACGCCGCGGAGAAGTTCGAGGGCATGTTCCTCAGCCAGATGTTCCAGTACATGTTCGAGGGCGTGGACGCCGACCCGATGTTCGGAGGCGGCTCGGCCGAGAAGATGTACCGCTCCCTGATGATCGACGAATACGGCAAGCAGGTCGCCGCCAAGGGCGGGCTCGGCATCGCCGACCACGTCTACGACACCCTGCTCGCAGCACAGGAGAAACGCGCATGACCACCGAAA of uncultured Alphaproteobacteria bacterium contains these proteins:
- the cheL gene encoding Chemotactic signal-response protein CheL; protein product: MDAQPLAMFDARTAPVTRAQPPAGAVAKGASKAEIRDAAEKFEGMFLSQMFQYMFEGVDADPMFGGGSAEKMYRSLMIDEYGKQVAAKGGLGIADHVYDTLLAAQEKRA